Genomic DNA from Manihot esculenta cultivar AM560-2 chromosome 15, M.esculenta_v8, whole genome shotgun sequence:
TGCAGCTTGAATCTGCAggaaaacaaaagaagaaaaattagaaaagaaaaacaacATTCTACAGGTTGAAACAAGTTTTAAAACGTCCAGGTACTTTTTTCACTTAGACAAATCTAAACACTTCATTacaataaagaaagaaatttgtTGGTGGCATTTACCTCACGCTGTAAAGCTTCATCAAGCTCCTGCTTATCATCTGGAGTAATGTCTTTGGCATACAATTGCGCCAAACAATTACGTATCCTGAAACAAGAAAAATAAGATACCATGAACACCAGATTCTGTTGTAAACTTTCTAATGAAAAGCAAAAATCTTTTCATGATGAAGAGTAAACACAATCTTAGATATGGTAGACACAAGGAtcacaaaaataaacaaaactaTAAGATTTCCAGTGCAAAACCTAGCATGCTTTTGAAGCAAAGATCTACGGACTGATTGAGTAGGATGAGCAGTCAAGACAAGATCTACAGTTTGATTCTTCAAAGCATCAAAAACTTCTTCAGGAGACTTCTTCATATCAGCAACAAGTCTCTTGAGAGTTTCTTCAATGTCTGATTCAGTGGTTGCAGAGTTCTCATCAGCAAAATCTCCCTTCTTTAACTTATTTCGTCGCCGATAAGCAATTTGAACCTCTTCAGCTAAGTTAGCCAAGTTAAGCATGTGTGAGAAAGACTTGGCAACAACAATGGAATCCCCAGGATCCAAGCTGGTCAAGACACTTCCAAGCTCCTCAAGTTTCCGGCAGTCATGCTTCCCTTCATACTCGGCAGAAAGCTCATAGCATTCTTGAACCTAAACAAATTAGGCATTGAAAAATATGTGGGAATCATTATCATTTCTCATACAGGAAACTCAGCAACACTCATGCACTGCAGGAAAATTATCAGTGCATCCCTCGATCTCTTCAATGTGAAAGCTAAATCATTCAAAAAAGGAAGAACGACATAAAAAGCAGGCCTTCAATCCAAACCCTCACTGACCAGTGAGTACACAAAGCAGTACAGCCTAAACTATTTTAGGTTATAATGGTTTTTAGGGATCCTCCCAATGGTTGATGTCTCAAGAAACAAATTGTGATCTGGTTATCACTTGAACCAACAAATCCACTAATAAGGTGTCCTCTAAAcaacaaaaataacaaaatttaaaataatgctGGATCGAACCTTCAATCCACAAGCAAAAGAGAATCAATTAAACTTGTAGTTCTAGGCAACAAACATAAATCGGCTCATAATTACTCCCAGTGGTTATTGATCGAAATCAGATATAAAATTGGGGGGTTGGGAGATCAAACTTAGGATTTTACCGTTTCTTTGAGATCCTCTCCATGCAAGTCTTGAAGAATATCAAGAAACCGATCCAAAAGCAGAGCGTCATATTCCACCAATTTGTCATCTTCACTCACTTTTGCAGGAACCAAGAGCCTAAGCTGTGCATCAATCGATGCCAGCTTCTCAAGATTCCGAGGTTGCATTGCTCAGTACTTGTTTAGCTTCTCACTGTGTGAATCACGCataggaaaaacaaaagattcaactttgaaacaaaagaaaccaataataagtaaaaataaaaggaatCCACAAAAAAAGAGAAAGCTAAATTCACGGATTGGTTCAAATCGTAACAAGAGAAACAAAATCTGATCATGACCCACTAAAATTGAGCCTGAGAAATCGAGGTTTccatgccaaaaaaaaaaaagccacgTGCATAGAGCAGAAAATGTAAGTTGATAAAACCAATGAAAAGTggaagaacataaaaacagagTATATGATATGACTctttgatgatacccagatcaaGATGGGCGGATAATGGAATACCTGAATCTGGACAAGTGAGATTTGAAAGTGCAGAGAAAAGGAGAGGACAGAGAGAGGGAAGATGAGGTTCGgatagagaagagaagagttcTAGGTACGCCTATAAATAGACGGAAGAAGCATAATTTAATAGAGAAAAGGAAAACAATTTGTTCACTTCCCTCTCTAACTCTGAGAAAGAGGTTTTGCTGCGTCCGATATAGAATATTCTCTAAATTTACCCATTTTTGCGGAAAATTATGTGAAAAGAAATTCCGTggaaaatatcttttaaaaaaaataattttttattttttaactttaattaaaaaaataaaatatattaacaaattttaatcttagtttccataaaaaatatataaaaaattatttttcttaaaataatttaaattttttattaattaatttttttaaacccCACAAATACTAAAAGAATTAGtcataacaaatattttttataaaataaattaaattttcctAAAGAGAAATTAAactgtatttaattattaaatcgaAACagtgaaattaaatttcaatatttaaatataatattttcttattattgtttttttaatttataatggtTTTTTTTGTGAATTATAATGGTTGAATTTGTATGCAATTCTAGTCCTAAATTTATTATAGTGATGATTACTTTaagaatttttatattaaaaaatgttgaaatataatttatttaattaaaaaaattaacttaacaCGATCAATATTTGATTatcacaataaaaaaatatccacTGTATTTTGAACATTATTATTccaaaattaaagatttaattccattatttgttaataaaataataatttattctttaattatGATGATCTTTTCATTATATTcaaaattaagttaaatttaatatttatttgagAATGAAGATTTTTGGGTCAATCTGACAATCAGGCGAAACTTTTGTTACTTTAGAAGCGACGTTGACATGACATATATAAAACGACGTCGACAAGCACTCTTtctgcttttcttttttcttttttgacttAACGTGTGGGAGATGGAGAGAGAATCTATGAGCTTTATTTCTGTTTTCGCCGTTTCGCTTGGGTTCTGCCTCTGATTCTTTCCGTCTCTTTTGTACGGTTAATCCTAACAGAATATGCTTCAGAAAAATACTTTGTTCGTTGGAAAAGTTGGAAAGTGAAAACAGGACATTAATGGAATTTATGCTCCGCATATCAAGtaacaaatcaaattaaatcaatttaaaaaatatgtgatttttaaaattaaaattaaaattattttattaaatatattttattttttaaaattaaaattaaattaaaaaagttgttttattaaaaatattattcaaatataaattattttttaaaaactataaaatatcaaatcacattaataatattagtcacatataaaattattctaGACATTCAcgaacttaaaaaaataaattatgtgagTTATTTAtgcatatattaatttatattacaaaataataGAGTTGACTCAAATAATTGATCGCGCATGCTACTCTTCCTTCACTAATCacgtaataataataataatatagaggCATGGCATGGCATGGCATGGCATGTCATGTCATCAGGAGGCGCACTTAGCTGTCATTTGACCTTCATCCCTATGCATGCCTCCACCTCTTTTTAAATATGCgtgtatatttttaatgatattccCTTGCCCTTTCAGTTGATGAGCATAAGCTATATCCACATTTGTTTATTACAATATAAGCAGGATCACTTATTCTCATCACCTACTTATCACCTTTCTACCTATTCCTAGTGTATGTTACAATAATTAAGATAATTTaaccaagtaaataaattttttattataaattaaattatttaaataatatttttttaatttcaaaataatattaatttttaagtttaaattaaaaaaattaattaaatgagtGGAATGAAaatagtaataaataaaaataaaataaatttttgtgtGTGTGTATGCACGTGGAATATACCAAAAGCGGAGAGAATATCCTACTTTCTATCGAAATTCCAAAAATTAACCTAGTGATGTCCATCATTGAAGGAAGAGTCAATAGTTTCAAAatgagaaatatatttttattttattggatgaaaaatatttattatattaattattaattatttttaaaagaaactgTGGCAAAATTTTACATTAATGGCATGATGGTGGTGTTTATGACTTTTACTACGAGGGAATTGGGATCACCGTCACCGACTGCTACTTCCTAAATCTGTGACTCCGCAAATGTGGGGCAATTGAACTTTCCATGGCCCATCAGCTTTGATTCATCTTTCTCGTCTGGCATATTCCATTTTGGATTCAAGATGCTACCAACAGTCATTTACTTAATtgactttattttattaattaaaaaatataatttcttttaatttttgagttttaaatttaattaaaatttcccgagtaaattataattcataaaaaaaatcctaaaaaCTTCTTTAAGTTGACTTCTACAATAATTTGAGTGGCTTCGTAAATGTCCCTTCTTGACTTGATTGATAAGCTATCTCAATCTTGGGTTTGGGAGGATCATGCAATTATCACAACACGAaagtttgaaaaataatatttcatcCGCCGGTTAATCCGACGACAGtaaatgtattaaaaaattatttatttaaatattctcaattatatatttaattttataaaatcatctgaataattttataataaataaaactttCAAACATGAAGCTTAGAAAATTTTTAGtcacatgaaaaatatttttatatttatatatattttttaaaaatgacagTTTAATGTTTGATTTTTCCATTTTGATTGGTCAAAGTGCTTGTGCTGGAAAAACTGGAAAGTCTTTTTCATATAAAGTAATTTTCAAAGAAAGTTCTGATTTGCAGATCCACTTATATCGGGACAAAGATCACGTGGGGCGACTTAAATTTTTTCcacttttaattatataaacaattttttttttaatttaatatcttaaaatcataaatttaattttagttttgatCATTTTTTAGCTTTaaagaaattataaattcaccataattttttttactccctttattttcaaatttttaatgagaatataactatttattttttattttctgttttcttAAAGAAAACgggatttaattttgaaaactttaaattatattatgttgtattaataaatattttgaaaatgtttaagtgtttttttttttctttgagaaAAAGGGACTAACATGAAATAATATAGTGAAAAAGTTGAATTCAAAATTATTCGAATAAGTCTGTCATGCACTGTCACTTTGCTAAGAAAGTTAGGCGAGCTGTAATGAATTGATGCCACCTGTCTCATATCAACAAATGAAAggctccctttttttttttccaattttaaAACTTTCATAATATTTATCCTAATTCTTGAGATTTTAcatcaattttgtattttagtctgtaaaaattaaaattaaaatctatttatttaaacaaatgttatattataacatactattttctaaaattttttaaatatataaaataaaaataaaaatctattgCAGGATAAATATAAGAGATTTcgactttaattttattgatctCCTAATAACATTGTGGAGATTAGGGGATGAGTGtttggtttaaataaaaaaaattgattaaataaaattaatttaaaattttgattttattttttatttttttaatttttatttttaaatattttaattaagttttgagatcataattaaaaaattaaattataattaaaattgaaatattttaattaaattttaaaatatttaaaataaaatacaaaaaaataaaacatttattatcaattaaactaatttaatttaattaatttaatttaatttaattttataaaatattaaatttttaatttttaattatttaattcgattttaattttaaattcaccAATCGAATGTTGAATTTGACGAATTGATTGATATTTATAGGCTAATGGGAAAGATGGGTTACCAAGCACGAATTATGAGAACCAATCCTATACATTGTCTTGTTTATTGTACAGAAATTCAtggctttaattttttatttttcaaagaaAATCATATTAGGAATGTCATCATCTTCGGTGCAacgtttttatcattattgtttGGAAAGGTTACTTTTGGTCGCTCTCAAAATCTTCTACAGGATTCATTAAGGTCAAGTCACTACGAGAAATTAAAACAAAGTGTTTgaaagtataaataaattttcccTTTCAGAGGTAAATTAACTTCAGAATTATTTGTCCATCCATTACAATACAAAATGGAAACTGATGAAGTCAAATCCAACCATGTCAGCTGGCAGTGGCTTGATCAAAAGGGTTGGTTCGTTGATCGGAATTGATTTCTTTAGGTCCCTCCGTGATCAGATAGAAAAAGTCAACGCTCAAGTTAGATAATaaagtatgaaagaaaaagagaatgagcttctttgatgggtACGTAAGTGAGAGAGATTTACTTTTTTGAAAGTTTTTTATTTCAGGAGAGCAAATCTGCCATGGCTTGAGAGAAGGAGCTCTCTCAGGAGAGATTTTTCTACCAGCCATGGATCTATTTGGTAAAGTTGATTTTGGGATATTTGTATCTAGATTTTCTATTTTATGTCTATGAACGATAACATGATGCGACTAATATGTCATGTAGTTGATAGATAACTAATCAATGGCTGAGCAgtttttgtgcatgcacatttAATATATCGGAGAGGGTTAAGGAGACTGACTATGGCATGGAGATAAATTGTCTTGCTCTGGTCGTGCCCGATCTGTATAATTTTTATCGGGATCTgtagtttatatttatttctaacTGTATAACATGAGCACTAAAGAGGTCGTTCCGCTCGTTGTGGATATTAGGAAGGTCAAGAGTATTAATAGTctgaattttatattatctgGTTAAATCAAATGAAAAACTTAGTTTCTTGTACGCTGTGATCTCAAAGgtccttttatatatatatatatatatatatatatgttatgaGGAACCAATTTTAACAGTTGCAAGATTTAATAAAACAGTATACAACAAATGTAATTGAGCTCTGTACTGAAGAGCTATGGTGGAAAAATTATCTGGGTAGCTATTGAGCTATGATTAACTGCGAGAATCATATTGAAAGACTAGCATTACCGTGTCTGCTACTTGGGAAGAGAATGCTTATCCCACGAACAGTTCAAATGACACGAGTTAGGAGTACAACCATACAGGCCATTACAAAAATCACAAGCCACGTGAAGCATGTGGTTTTGGAAGTTTTTGAGTGCATCTCCAAGGCTCGAACATTGGCACGACCAATGCTAGCCAAGCTCTGCTCGACGCCCTTCTCCGTAGAATCAAGTATCTGCACTCAAACAAACATTACTAAGATTGATAAACTTCGGGATTCTTTAACATTATCCCAGCTTTAGCTTTTGTCTGTTTTTGAATCACATTTCATATCAAATTAATCATTACTAAACCTTATACTGAATGAATAATGGAGCACCAAATTGCAATTCTGCCTCTAGAAAATATAAGACGTAGCCATCGACTCTAAAATTGCAGAATCTCCTCAGAATAATGCATTTACCATGAATTGTCAACATTAACACATGAACTATGTACCGTACAACGATAAAAATCATAACCTTTTCAGTATTTTCCAGGGACTGACTCATCATGAGACTACTTTCTTTGAGTTGCTGTGCCAACCCGACCATTTCATCAATCAAATCCTCCTGAAGCTTTCTGTTAcgacagagaaaaaaaaaacttggagTAATGAGTTATGTGAAACAAGTTCTGTTCGTAAATCTATGCCTCTATTGCAATGATTTTTCTAATCCATTCAGGACTTGCAGTGTAGATTAAGAAACAGTCACAGTTTTTCAATGTGTGAATGAACAATAATAAAGTACCTGTGCTTTTCAATGTGTGCTTTTGCTGCAGTATCCAGTTTGACAGGTGCTGATGTATGAAATGAAGGTCATGAGTTCTGTCATCAATATTTGAGACTGCCTATGCCTGCAAGAGGTGAAATGTGATAACACAGGTCTTTTCTACCTTGACCAAAGATCTCAAGTTCGAGCCTCGAGTATAGAGCACCTTTAAAACTTAGAAGGGAGCACTTTTTAATGGGTCTGTCTGGTGCTAATCTGAACTAGTAGACCCATTGGTTTCGAATACCGGATGTTATTTACCAAaaaggaaaatatatatatgaggCTGCCCTGTTTGACATGCCGGATGATTCAAAATGAAACAAAGAGGAGAAGTGACTTTCTTCATCTGCTTTAGGACTTTCTTTTGCAGAACTCCCAGCAACAGACTCTTCATATACCTGAATCTGAGGCTAATAATTAGACAAATAAAGAATGACTAGCAACTTAACATTTACCATTACCAAAACATATAATTTGCTATGTTAAACAAATGGAGGAGACATCATAAAATGAATGTACATATAAATGAATGATTGCATGTAAGTGCTTAGGCCATCTCCAACCCTATGCACCATTTTTTGCACTATTTTGGTGCTTTGCATTAAAATAGTGCAATATTCTCTCCAACCTTCTGCACCAATTTTAACAccaaaaagaatattttatttatattattctccctctttaatattatattatttattttactttaattttatttatatattttatttaaaaaatttatataattttatatattcactctaaatatttatatattttatatttccattcaatattcaaatatttaattattttataaataaacaaaaaaacatattaattaaataataattataaaaaaacattaattaaacattaattataaacatacattaattaaatattaattagcaaattaaaaataaaataaactcatacatattataaacatacattctatataatatattataaataaattaatttattataaatattatttataattataaatataataatttaaattaaatttcaataattataaaaatataaaataaattaaaaatataataaattatgagagtgaaaaaaaattaaacttaattaaaaatatatataaattttaaattatattataatttaaaaaaatagaaaaaaatataaattttaaattatattataaattaaaaaaaaaaaaaaagagaatggcGCTGCTACAGTGTCACGCCATATTTGGCGTGACACTGTAGCGGTGCGCCAAAATCCCGTAGGATTTTGGCGTGCGTTGGAGGGCCATCTCCAACGCCAAAATAGAAACTAGCAAAGCGTTGGAGATGGCCTTACACAAGTTGTTATGGAtcttattttatcttatttatttgttattaaatttttattattttatcttaacAGATTACTCTCTTCGTCTCATAATTTTTgtccatttttttaattatcctaaaattattattcactttatttttttacactataataacatataatttactattataaccttatttaattttatctaatttctgagaaatctctcaaaatatctcttaatatttaataaaatttaaaataaatataattagaaaattaataaaaaattgtctTTTTTATGTGTAAGAAAGCAAAGtggacaaaaataataaaacagaggaaatattatctaataattacTTGTATTAGACTTTTTTTAGTTAAAAGTACTATGCTTCGGACCTCCACTATGGGGTTATCAGCAGAATTTATTCCTAAAATTTAGTCAACAAATAAATGAGAGATAGAGTTACTTGTGGCGCTCCAAAATGTCAAAGTTAACTTTTTCTCAAGTGATGAGAAGGGACATAGAATTGTTGTATTTGGTCTACATCCCAAagtttgaaaaatattatttagttggCAAGGCTGCCTTGAATTTTAAG
This window encodes:
- the LOC110601178 gene encoding phosphoenolpyruvate carboxylase, housekeeping isozyme isoform X2, coding for MQPRNLEKLASIDAQLRLLVPAKVSEDDKLVEYDALLLDRFLDILQDLHGEDLKETLSH